A region from the Musa acuminata AAA Group cultivar baxijiao chromosome BXJ1-10, Cavendish_Baxijiao_AAA, whole genome shotgun sequence genome encodes:
- the LOC103969047 gene encoding coatomer subunit beta-1 has product MEKSCSLLIHFDKGSPAMANEIKEALEGNDVDAKVDALKKAIMLLLNGETLPQLFITIVRYVLPSEDHTVQKLLLLYLEIIDKTDARGRVLPEMILICQNLRNNLQHPNEYICGVTLRFLCRLSEPEILEPLVPSVLANLDHRHPFIRRHALLAVAAIYRLPGQAGEQLLPDAPELVEKALSSEQDLSARRNAFLMLASCAQPRAVAHLLSHADHVPDWGDLLQMAALDLIRRVCRSNPAEKGKYIKIIISLLNSPSAAVVYECANTLVAMSSAPTAIRAAANTYCQLLLTQSDNNVKLIVLDRLNELKSSHREIMMEMIMDVLRALSSPNLDIRRKTLDIALELITSKNVDEVVLALKKEVVKTQTIELEKNGEYRQMLVQAIHSCAIKFPEVASTVVHLLMDFLGDTIVASALDVVLFVKEIIETNPKLRVSIITRLLDTFYQIRAARVCTCALWVIGEYCLSLSEVESGIATIKQCLGDLPFYTTTEEGEVMDGSKKPQQVNSSATISSRRPVVLADGTYATQSAASETALSAPIVLPGSLGSPGNLRSLILSGDFFVGSVVACTLTKLVLRLEEVQPSKSEANKACTGVLLITTSMLQLGQSSFLPHPIDNDSFDRIVLCIRLLCNTGDEVRKIWLQSCRQSFAKMLAEKQFRETEEIKAKAQISHAQPDDLIDFYHLKSRKGMSQLELEDEVQDDLKRATGEFMKDGDDANKLNRILQLTGFSDPVYAEAFVTVHHYDIVLDVTVINRTKETLQNLCLELATMGDLKLVDRPQNYTLAPESSKQIRANIKVSSTETGVIFGNIVYETSNVLERTVVVLSDIHIDIMDYISPASCADVTFRNMWAEFEWENKVAVNTVIQDEKEFLNHIIKSTNMKCLTPPSAVDGECGFLAANLYAKSVFGEDALVNVSVEKQADGKLSGYIRIRSKTQGIALSLGDKITLKQKGGN; this is encoded by the exons ATGGAGAAGTCGTGCTCGCTGCTGATCCACTTCGACAAGGGCTCGCCGGCCATGGCGAACGAGATCAAGGAGGCCCTTGAGGGGAACGACGTGGACGCTAAGGTCGACGCCCTCAAGAAGGCCATCATGCTCCTCCTAAATGGCGAGACCCTTCCCCAGCTCTTCATCACTATCGTGCGCTACGTGCTGCCTTCCGAGGACCACACCGTGCAGAAACTGCTCCTCCTCTACCTGGAGATCATCGACAAGACGGATGCCCGCGGCCGCGTGCTCCCCGAGATGATCCTTATCTGCCAGAACCTACGCAACAACCTGCAGCACCCCAACGAATACATCTGCGGCGTCACCCTCCGCTTCCTCTGCCGCCTCTCCGAGCCGGAGATCTTGGAGCCTCTCGTTCCCTCCGTCCTGGCCAATCTCGACCATCGTCACCCCTTCATCCGCCGCCACGCACTCCTCGCCGTCGCCGCCATCTACCGCCTTCCCGGCCAGGCCGGCGAGCAGTTGCTCCCCGATGCCCCCGAGCTGGTCGAGAAGGCCCTGTCCTCCGAACAAGACCTCTCCGCCCGCCGCAATGCCTTCCTCATGCTGGCCTCCTGCGCTCAGCCCCGTGCGGTCGCCCACCTCCTCTCCCACGCCGACCACGTCCCTGACTGGGGCGACCTCCTTCAGATGGCCGCCCTCGATCTCATCCGCAGGGTCTGCCGCTCCAACCCTGCCGAGAAGGGCAAGTACATCAAGATCATCATCTCCCTTCTCAATTCCCCGTCTGCCGCCGTCGTCTATGAGTGTGCCAACACGCTCGTAGCAATGTCCTCCGCCCCAACCGCCATCCGGGCTGCCGCCAACACCTACTGCCAGCTCCTCCTTACGCAGAGCGACAACAACGTGAAGCTCATCGTGCTCGACCGTCTCAACGAGCTCAAATCGTCGCACAGGGAGATCATGATGGAGATGATCATGGATGTGTTGCGTGCGCTGTCAAGTCCCAATCTTGACATCAGGCGCAAGACGTTGGACATCGCCCTTGAGCTGATCACGTCAAAGAACGTTGATGAGGTGGTGCTCGCACTCAAGAAGGAGGTCGTGAAGACCCAGACCATCGAGCTTGAGAAGAATGGGGAGTACCGGCAGATGCTGGTGCAGGCTATTCACTCATGTGCCATCAAGTTCCCCGAGGTTGCGAGCACTGTTGTTCATCTGCTGATGGATTTCCTTGGGGACACCATTGTAGCTTCTGCTCTTGATGTGGTTCTCTTTGTGAAAGAGATAATTGAGACCAATCCAAAGCTCAGAGTGTCCATCATCACGCGGCTCCTCGACACATTTTATCAGATTCGTGCTGCGAGGGTCTGCACGTGTGCTCTTTGGGTCATTGGTGAGTACTGCCTTTCTCTCTCAGAGGTGGAGAGTGGGATCGCGACAATCAAGCAGTGCCTCGGAGATCTTCCCTTTTACACTACCACTGAGGAGGGGGAGGTTATGGATGGTTCAAAAAAACCCCAGCAGGTCAACTCATCTGCTACTATTTCATCGAGAAGGCCTGTGGTTTTGGCGGATGGGACATACGCAACCCAAAGTGCTGCCTCGGAAACCGCTTTATCTGCTCCGATTGTTCTTCCTGGATCTTTGGGTTCGCCTGGGAATTTGAGGTCACTGATTTTGTCTGGTGACTTCTTCGTAGGATCAGTTGTTGCTTGCACTTTAACTAAGCTGGTTTTGAGACTGGAGGAGGTCCAGCCATCAAAGTCCGAGGCAAACAAAGCATGCACTGGGGTCTTGCTGATAACGACTTCCATGTTGCAATTAGGACAATCTTCCTTTCTTCCCCACCCGATCGATAATGATTCTTTTGACAGGATTGTGCTGTGCATTAGATTGCTCTGCAACACTGGTGATGAGGTGAGGAAAATATGGTTGCAATCGTGCCGCCAGAGTTTTGCAAAGATGCTTGCAGAGAAGCAATTCCGAGAAACTGAGGAGATTAAAGCTAAGGCCCAAATTTCCCATGCACAACCCGATGATCTCATTGATTTCTACCATTTGAAGAGTAGGAAG GGTATGAGCCAGCTTGAGTTGGAGGATGAGGTCCAAGATGACTTGAAACGTGCAACTGGAGAATTTATGAAGGATGGAGATGATGCAAATAAGTTGAATCGAATTCTTCAACTCACTGGATTCAGTGATCCTGTGTATGCTGAGGCATTTGTGACAGTTCATCATTATGACATTGTCCTTGATGTAACTGTGATTAACCGAACAAAGGAAACACTTCAGAATTTGTGCTTGGAATTAGCAACCATGGGAGACCTCAAACTTGTAGACCGGCCACAGAACTATACTCTAGCTCCAGAGTCAAGCAAGCAAATTCGAGCCAATATAAAGGTTTCTTCAACAGAGACTGGAGTCATATTTGGTAATATTGTATATGAAACTTCAAATGTGCTTGAGAGAACTGTTGTCGTCCTCAGTGACATCCACATTGACATCATGGACTACATATCTCCTGCTTCCTGTGCTGATGTGACATTTAGGAATATGTGGGCAGAATTCGAATGGGAAAACAAG GTTGCAGTGAACACTGTAATACAGGATGAGAAGGAATTTTTGAATCACATAATCAAGTCGACCAACATGAAGTGCCTCACACCACC CTCTGCCGTGGACGGGGAGTGTGGGTTTCTTGCTGCTAACCTGTACGCTAAGAGTGTCTTCGGAGAGGATGCTTTGGTCAATGTGAGTGTTGAGAAGCAGGCTGATGGTAAGCTAAGTGGTTATATCAGAATAAGGAGCAAGACGCAAGGGATTGCCCTCAGTTTAGGGGATAAGATCACTTTAAAACAGAAGGGCGGTAATTAG